One window of Medicago truncatula cultivar Jemalong A17 chromosome 2, MtrunA17r5.0-ANR, whole genome shotgun sequence genomic DNA carries:
- the LOC25487975 gene encoding uncharacterized protein: MAVNSNADLFDHHENEVLGFNSIIRSNVNVGLSCSEILICDVGRTSCSRMFDVYDGGCGGKVGKFSCGLMKIEDEKSVIEQACQNVGKVALSNEVQGVEDDVTEHKHENDVALANFSAVVEDDGVLKAADSFVVTKDDSEDSRVSDVATYRLQDGIRYAEGIDVKAEESLKQSSFLSDAQLNVIQDQTTNISISGAGIPNNIQYDCRGFDLNSNKNTQEDRVPRESMFSDVNYRVSDLVWGKVRGHSWWPGQIYVPSVASVKAKRHCKGNCYLIAYFGDQTFAWNDVSMIKPFHKHFSQMEKQSDLKHFRHAVDCALEEASRHVEFGLSCPCMPGQALPKLNANDATSFEPTELVNFVKSLAQS; encoded by the coding sequence ATGGCTGTGAATTCAAATGCTGATTTATTTGATCATCATGAGAATGAGGTTTTGGGGTTCAACTCTATAATAAGGTCTAATGTTAACGTTGGTCTCTCTTGTTCTGAAATCCTAATCTGTGATGTTGGAAGAACCAGTTGTTCAAGAATGTTTGATGTTTATGATGGAGGGTGTGGTGGGAAAGTAGGGAAATTTTCATGTGGGttgatgaagattgaagatGAGAAAAGTGTGATTGAACAGGCGTGTCAGAATGTAGGGAAAGTTGCATTGAGTAATGAGGTTCAAGGAGTTGAAGATGATGTGACTGAGCACAAGCACGAGAACGATGTTGCTTTGGCAAATTTTAGTGCAGTTGTGGAGGATGACGGTGTTTTAAAAGCTGCTGATAGTTTTGTTGTTACTAAAGATGATTCTGAAGATTCTCGTGTCTCAGATGTTGCAACCTACCGATTACAGGATGGAATTCGATATGCGGAAGGCATTGATGTCAAAGCAGAAGAGTCTTTGAAACAGTCAAGCTTTCTGTCAGATGCACAACTAAATGTGATTCAAGACCAAACCACAAACATCAGTATTTCTGGAGCAGGTATTCCGAATAATATTCAATATGATTGTCGAGGTTTTGAtcttaattcaaacaaaaacacaCAAGAGGATAGGGTGCCTAGGGAATCAATGTTTTCCGATGTTAATTACCGTGTATCTGATTTAGTCTGGGGAAAGGTTAGGGGACATTCTTGGTGGCCTGGTCAGATATATGTTCCCTCAGTTGCATCAGTGAAGGCGAAGAGGCACTGTAAGGGAAACTGTTACCTGATAGCATATTTTGGTGATCAAACATTTGCTTGGAATGATGTGTCAATGATAAAGCCATTTCATAAACATTTCTCCCAAATGGAGAAACAGAGCGATTTGAAACATTTCCGCCATGCTGTTGATTGTGCTTTAGAAGAGGCCTCCAGGCACGTTGAGTTTGGCCTGTCTTGTCCTTGTATGCCCGGACAAGCGCTTCCTAAGTTAAATGCTAATGATGCGACATCTTTTGAACCGACGGAACTTGTCAATTTTGTTAAATCATTAGCTCAGTCCTAA
- the LOC25487973 gene encoding cinnamoyl-CoA reductase 1 — translation MPAATAAAAAESSSVSGETICVTGAGGFIASWMVKLLLEKGYTVRGTLRNPDDPKNGHLKKLEGAKERLTLVKVDLLDLNSVKEAVNGCHGVFHTASPVTDNPEEMVEPAVNGAKNVIIAGAEAKVRRVVFTSSIGAVYMDPNRSVDVEVDESCWSDLEFCKKTKNWYCYGKAVAEAAAWDVAKEKGVDLVVVNPVLVLGPLLQPTINASTIHILKYLTGSAKTYANATQAYVHVRDVALAHILVYEKPSASGRYLCAETSLHRGELVEILAKYFPEYPIPTKCSDEKNPRVKPHIFSNKKLKDLGLEFTPVSECLYETVKSLQDQGHLSIPNKEDSLAVKS, via the exons ATGCCTGCCGCTACCGCCGCCGCCGCCGCCGAATCTTCCTCAGTTTCCGGCGAAACCATATGTGTCACCGGGGCCGGTGGCTTCATCGCTTCTTGGATGGTTAAGCTCCTCTTGGAGAAAGGCTATACCGTTCGAGGAACCTTGCGAAACCCAG ATGATCCAAAAAATGGGCACTTGAAAAAGTTGGAAGGAGCAAAAGAAAGGCTAACTTTGGTCAAAGTTGATCTCCTTGATCTTAACTCCGTTAAAGAAGCTGTTAATGGATGTCATGGTGTCTTTCACACTGCTTCTCCCGTTACAGATAACCCC GAGGAAATGGTGGAGCCAGCAGTGAATGGAGCAAAGAATGTGATCATAGCTGGTGCAGAAGCAAAAGTGAGGCGCGTGGTTTTCACATCATCAATTGGTGCAGTCTATATGGACCCCAATAGGAGTGTTGATGTAGAGGTTGATGAGTCTTGCTGGAGTGATTTGGAGTTTTGCAAGAAAACCAAg AATTGGTATTGCTATGGGAAAGCAGTGGCAGAAGCAGCAGCATGGGATGTAGCAAAAGAGAAAGGTGTGGATTTGGTTGTAGTGAATCCAGTTTTGGTTCTTGGACCATTGCTACAACCTACAATCAATGCAAGCACAATTCACATACTAAAATACCTAACTGGTTCAGCTAAGACCTATGCAAATGCAACACAAGCTTATGTTCATGTTAGGGATGTTGCATTAGCTCACATACTTGTTTATGAGAAACCTTCTGCTTCTGGTAGATACTTATGTGCTGAAACTTCACTTCATCGTGGGGAGCTTGTTGAAATTCTTGCTAAGTATTTCCCTGAGTACCCAATTCCTACCAA GTGTTCAGATGAAAAGAATCCTCGAGTGAAACCACATATCTTCTCAAATAAAAAACTGAAGGATTTGGGATTGGAATTTACACCAGTGAGTGAATGTTTATATGAAACCGTTAAGAGCCTACAAGACCAAGGTCACCTTTCTATTCCAAACAAAGAAGATTCTCTAGCAGTCAAATCCTAA